Genomic DNA from Porites lutea chromosome 4, jaPorLute2.1, whole genome shotgun sequence:
AGCTAGTACTTCACCCTTCGCCTAGTGCAGGTGAATAACAAACATGGAATAGTTGCTGTTTTATACCGCATCTCTCAGCTGGGTAATAGGCGTGCTGTGATTAGTTAATATATGTATTTACTGTATACGGCCCGCTAAAATCAGGAAagagtttcatttttgttttctctcaataAAAGTAGGGGTGTTGTGATTGTATGGTCACTATTTGCAGGCCTTTATCCTACCTTATGGAAAAAGTAGAAAGACAATTTATTTTACCTGACGCAGGAACTCACCTGCTTCCATAAAACAGATTTCGCAGTTATATGCTTAGTACGAAGGTGAGGTTTTATAAGAATGTCCTGAATCGTCTCCcttttctttgattttcctCATACCTCTGACGTGTATAGAACTGAATAGATTAGCTCAAATTTTGTTCAgaacagaaaaaacaattattgtatAATTAGGTGATCAGAAGTGAACGTGGGTTTGGGTTATCATTGAAACTTGCTTCTGAACACAGCTTCGTCATTTTTGCTTCGTTAGGAAAGTGCATATAAATTCTTCAAGATATACGTAACCATGTAGCCGCATCTCTACTACTGTTTTTATTCTGATTTCGAATtcgaaaaattaaaactttgaaaggCGACCAAAGGTTTACCAAAGTTTTAGTCTCTCTTTTCTAATTTAATTTCCCGTTTCCCACAAAGAATAGCCCGCCCTCCTATAAAATCAGCGCACTCTTGTAAGTTGTTAGAAGATAGCATTAATAATAACATTTTGAGCAATCATATTTATGTCTAGAAGTAATCATGAAAGCAATCAAAGTTTCGTCGGTGTTTAACTAAATAGACGTTCAAGTTGAACTTTCTTTATATAAGCAGCTGACTACTAGGACAATTGCACCATTGAGACGTTCAATATTTTGCCGTTAGTATTGTTCAGCAAATCGATCTTCTTTATGTAGTCTGCAAAACTGCTTTCACTCTAATGagtggaaaattatttttacaataTAATCAACCAAGTAAATATTTACAATCGAAGATCACAAAGCACATTCACATAAGCCACATTTTTGCAAGATAAACTAAACGGTATATAGATAAACATAATTACCTTAGACAAGTTACATAAAGGTCAGCCAGTATTAATGAGTAGAAGGACGTAAAAAATAAGGACAGTTATCTTCTGTCAATTGAGCATGATTGCACCTGTTCCTTAAAACGATTTCGTTCCCAATTCGTAGTACAAAGGTGCGGTCTGTAAGACAAAGTTCCGAATATTGTTCCGTTGGCTGATTTTCCTCATACCTGACTGACGCGTACTAATAGCTCGAACTTTGATCAAAACAGGAACACACTAGAATTTAGGAAATCATAAGACGACGCTAAACTTTTAGGTAATCGCACTACAATCACAGAAATCTTCTCGCCAGTGGACGTTTTCGTCATTTTTGCTTCGTGCAGCTTTCTCTCGGTAAGTGCATAATTATATGAAGTTCAtcaaaagataataataataataataataataacacttatatagcgcttatccgcatgcgttctaagcgctttacatccattgtattacagtatgacttagaaatataaaaacaaaagattaagtAAACTAATTTAGATTAAAAGCGCATCTAAAAAGGTGTGTTTtcagtttagatttaaaaatatttaaactggGCGAAGACTTGACTTCTAAAGGTAAGGAGTTCCATAAAAAGGGAGCAGCTACTGTAAaagttctaaaaccataagacttaaggttccatttgttttgttttaaaagaaatgcagaAGACGAACGAAGCTTTCTATTTGGTACATAACGTTggatcatttcatcaatgtagaCAGGGGCAAGGCCGTTTAGAGATTTAAATGTCAAAAGAAGAATCTTGAATTGAATGCGTTCATTAACAGGGAGCCAGTGCAGATCCATCAGGATAGGGGTTATGTGGTCGTGTTTCCGTATACCAGTAATAAGGCGCGCAGCGGCGTTTTGAACATACTGAAGCttttgtaggagatatttaGGCAAGCCATACGCTAGGGAGTTGCAATAGTCCAGCTTTGAATTAACAATtggatattaaataaaaaaaagatacgTAACCAGTACTTGTTATACTGTGATGCATGTTTACTGTCGTATTTTGATGATTTCGAAAGTTTTAAACTTACGACTTACACTAGACTTTGTTTTACGGATTATTTTAAAACCGTATTTAATATCCAATTGAGCTACTTAACCCTTCGCCTGCTGTTTTATTCCGGcgtgttgtgattggtcactcTTTGCAGGCCGTATCCTGATTTATGGTTAGGTATGAGCAAAAAGACAATTAACTTTACTTGACGAATGAACTCGCCTGCTTcaaaaaatggatttcgctctcTTATGCTAAGTACACAAATAAGAAAGTACTGAATCGTCTCCCTTTTCTCTGATTTTCCTCATGCCTCGACTGACGTGTACAGAACTGAATAGATTAGCTCAAATTTTGATCAAAACAGGAACATAATAGTATCATTAACTGGCTGCAGAAAATTTTGGGGTTATCATTAAAACTTGCTTCTGAACTGGACGATTTCGTCATTTTTCCTTCGTTCAAATCTTTAAAGATTGGACGGTGCTGGCTCTTTTGTTCTCTAGGAAAGCGCATATAAATCATCATCAAGATCAACGTAACCAACTCTCTTAAGTTTATACTCATTATCCCTTTCTCTGAATAATTAGCATTAAGTTATAGCTAGTTATGCGACGAGATCCCTGTCTCGGTTGCCCAGAGGTCCCCTAGTCCGAACTCACCTTTACTAGGTCCAGTTATCAACCCGTTTTTACATCCAACTAAACATCCCCAATCCTAAGTCATTCTTCCCCCTAAACTGGTCCCAACCCCCACTAGCGTAACAACTATCTCAGACACAAAAGAAACATATTAAGAATCTCCACCGCTGCAAACACATTGAACGTATCCCGAAACGTCACTTTACCCAAAAGGAGGATATTCGCCCAACAGAGCTTCTGGAAGACCGGCCCATAACACTGTTATTTgtgttatttaacaattattcgccgaaggcgaagttaatgatattgttgaataatccccgagacgaagtcgaggggattatttaacaatattaactgggcctgaggtgaataattgttttagtatacacacacgaagtgatctcaacagaatcagaaaggaaaccatgaaaaaacgattagtttgattcacgggtgaattcatgcgtgaacatgTAGCCGCGTAAAACAGCAGATGCACAACAGTTGGATctttactgtattttaaaacatggcaaatcatagttttaatttttttgtaagctTAGTAGCACGTGCTTCGTAGCACGTCTCAGTAATAAATATCAAAGTTTTATAACGTTATTATAGATAGCAAAAAATGTAGGTAACAAAACTATGAACGCTTTGATTGTATTGGTCTGTTCACGAACTTAAATAACAGtttcttttccactttgttTCACTAGAGTTCACAtgtcatttttttgaaattctttaACTTTGTCCACAAAATGGTTGATTTGTTTAGTACCACAGTACTTCCTGTGGAAATTACAAGTTTAGTACTTCTTTGACAATGTTCCGTTGGGAGTTGTATTTCAATTTGACATCCTTTAGGCTCATAAGGGCATCTTCTATTTCATCTATGGTACTGCTCATACTTGCTGTTGTATTCTTCAGGAGGTTTTCGATTTCATTTGTAAATGCAGTGAGCCACAATTCCGATTCATTGTGTTGAATACACAGCTTGACAGAGCCTTCCCGCCTGCAGTTGATGATCCTTTGTCgcactttgcagttttggcATCTCACTGACTCGCCCGACTCATCCCCAATTCGTTTTTTGCAAAGTTGGCATGCACTAAAAACGCTTAAACTGACAACATATTTTAGCTTAGTTGTGGTTTCCTCACTGTAAGTTGTATTCCTGTTGGAGCTAAGGAATTTTGATCCTTGATAATACCGTAGTGTGAGGTTTTGAAAGTAATAGGCCTTGTTGCTTTTTAGTTGTGTAAATAACGGTTCCCATATGTGGAGTTCCATTGTGCCCGTTTCGTCGTCCAATATGCAGTCTTCTTTGACAGATAAAGCTTGACTGAATTTGGTTTCTCTCTTGTTTGGCTCCTGGGCTCCCATTGACAGAGTTGCATGGACGTTGACTTTCTGATTGGGCGACATTTCTTTCAGTTCTCGTAAAGAGACATCAGACGCTTCCTGTGATCTTGATTCGGAACGTTCTGacttgagaaaatttggtacATAGGAGAATGGTACATCAGCATTTGCACACTGCGAAACATAGGATTGCTGGTTGAAAAGCCAGTCGTTGCTTTCATCATCCGGTATAAGAAGGTTCTTTAACAAGACGGGAGACTTGGTTTCTTGGAAGTGCTTGATCTTGGGTTGTTCTGTTTTGTCAAAtccacagggagcccacacaatctgtttgtgtagccgattgttattttatagtaaacgtactggatttaccgtttgcttcacctatagcgatatatcgctaactatgtatataaatcgaTGATagataaacgttgaattaccttacctgtggtatatagtcgtcgttttacctcaaaagcggttttttgagcgattttgaaggagtttgacttcgccgttgactgttaggaacagtcaacggcgaaacGTGGTCAAATCCAACTACTCTTTGCACTTTAGTCGGTGAAACTTGCAGGTGAAAGTCAAACCAATCATGTCTGGACCTTGCAGCGGTTTTGACGGGGGATATGTTTTGGATGTACCCACATTTGTTTACTAAAcgaaagaaaagcaaacaaattCAGGATGCATGATCATCAATGCGCTTACAGTGACAGCAACAATAACCCTATTATCATCACTATAGTTAACACAATAACACATGCTATGCTATCTTAGCATAGTTTGCTTGAACATTTGTCAAGTGTCTTGAGCTAAAAAAGGTTTTCCATCTTTGCCCACACTTTTCCATCATATCAAAGATATAAGCGCTTTCATAAGGAACATCaacttgaataaaattttaCAACTTACCCCTAAACTGCTTTCTTGCTGACATCATGAACtctaattttttaaagtaacaatAACGTGTTAGCAACTCAGTTTACAAATAAGCCCATCTTTCAGTTACACATGAAATAAGCACCACAGTGAGAATCACCTCAGAAagttataatatttttatacaAGTGGAAACCTGATTTGCAGATTCATGTAAATTGATGTCTACAGACTCAGACTTTTGAAATATGGCAAAAAAACAGCCATCCGGATAACTATACAATACTTCTTGAAAGGATAAGAAACGCCttacagaaacacacaaatcaTCAATATAGATCCAACCGCTCCCACTTTTTAAGGCAACAGGGTTACGTAGAATTTGAGGGGTTTTGCCCACATTGCGCGGCGTTATAATCTGCCGCGGAgtcaacctcgcttcttagctcggttgcctcgttggcaataaTGGATAATACGTCATCGCACGGGATAATCAATATTACATGACTGTGAATAGTATTCAGGAAATCATTATCTAAATCAGTAAATCTGGatgaattttttattatcagtAAAACCTGCTTGTTAGGACGAtttcgccatttttgtttcGAGCAGAATTATGCGCCAATCAATTCTTAACTTTATCATTTACTCTTTCCCCCTGCAATTGCAACCTGATGCACCCTGGGCTTTCAAGCCGATCTTGAGAGTGTTCAAAAAAGAGCCCTCGTGTATCTCCGCTGGGGCTTCTTGTAATCGACTGTATGAGTGTGAGAGTGTCCATCATGAATTAACAAATAACCAAACAACTCAGTTTCcaaaatgaattatttgttAACAATCCATCCAATAAGATTTACGGTTTTTTACCTAAAAAGTGCAACAGGCCAACttataatttaagaattttttagcTTACTAGGATATTTTTAGATTAGTAAAATTGTGTGGAGAGAAGGGACTTTAACACACACTTCTTGGGGGTGGGGAGTCCAATCTTTACCAATTGAAGGTTGACTCAGGGTACCCCAACTGCCTATTTTACCAGGAGTCGCTTCTTGGCTGTTATAATGAAGGGATTTTGCAATTTTAGACACCCAAGGAATAATAGATACTGTGAGTTTCAACAACTGCACTTGATGCACGTCAATTACTCTTTGCCATATTATTGTAGAGAACAGAATTACTGGCTTGGATAATTTTTCACCGCTGTTCGTGgatttctcaaacgatttttaGGTTGGTGTCTGGACAAATAAAAGCAGGAATGGAATTTCTTCACTCTCTCTGGAGTCCATTTCGCGGTAAGCATCTCCTTTATGATTTGAAAAGTTACCAGAACGTACAGTAATACTAGTGGTGGCAATACGTCTAGTGATGCTTTCTTTATgctcctaataataatattatcataataataattgtgTCATCATACCCTGGTTTTCAGCAGCCCTTATTTATTGCTAAACTTGGCTGATGCAGCACCTCAACTGTCCGATTTGACATGTGTGATTAGTAATCAGACCGGCCAAATCGGACAGTTGGACAGCCAATGAAAATCGAGCATCAAATGTTGCTAGCCAATTAGCATTAAGGTTTAACAAATTAGTCCTCTTTGCTAGCAAATCATAGCCAAGAAAAAGTGAGCAAGTTTTTCAACTTCGGTTTGtcacattgtttaaaaaagttCGTGCATCAAAGACAGGATAGATTCTCCATATGTTGTAAGCCAGGTTTTGTTTTAGAAGCTGTAAGCTGCTGCGTTGTTCTTTGTTCCTTTGTCGTGTTTCACTCAGGATGACTGAGTATTGGCCGCTCATTGTTTGCAGTCGTTCGCCGCGACTTACATCACAAGTGACTACATCGTGCAGGGACACAAACGATAATACTTTATCATTAAGGTTACGTTTTGGTCAGTGTATCTTAACTTTCTTGAAATATTATTGCAGCGGATTCTGAGAACGAGACAGTAAGATATCTGATCACTGTTGCCACAGGAAGCCTAAAGGGAGCTGGAACAAATGGATCAGTGTCTCTAGTTATTAAAGGTACGAAACAGAAAAACGAATTATTGTTTTAGGCATTGAAACGTactgtttgttaaaaaaaaaaaaaaaaaaaaaaccgcttaTAACCAATAAAGACAACGATGTTGGTATTGTCCTTAACAAATATTCGCGTTAAGAATGAAACGATTATGTCAGCTATAAAAACCAAGGTGCTAAGTCCCATATTAAACAAGTGATCAGCAGTTATATTTCCATCATAATCAA
This window encodes:
- the LOC140934687 gene encoding uncharacterized protein — translated: MSARKQFRVNKCGYIQNISPVKTAARSRHDWFDFHLQVSPTKVQRVVGFDHVSPLTIKHFQETKSPVLLKNLLIPDDESNDWLFNQQSYVSQCANADVPFSYVPNFLKSERSESRSQEASDVSLRELKEMSPNQKVNVHATLSMGAQEPNKRETKFSQALSVKEDCILDDETGTMELHIWEPLFTQLKSNKAYYFQNLTLRYYQGSKFLSSNRNTTYSEETTTKLKYVVSLSVFSACQLCKKRIGDESGESVRCQNCKVRQRIINCRREGSVKLCIQHNESELWLTAFTNEIENLLKNTTASMSSTIDEIEDALMSLKDVKLKYNSQRNIVKEVLNL